In one window of Maniola hyperantus chromosome 18, iAphHyp1.2, whole genome shotgun sequence DNA:
- the LOC117990693 gene encoding uncharacterized protein, with product MLISDGINHGKLQSIIVGELKKAGLKHRLKKIILKNVKDHKTVFGAPLVKVPSCSVICCGSSLSIPIVVTEMSSVLRANAHVEGLFRKAGSQTRQKDIKRLLDAGGCVSEGHHPIDVASVLKLYLRCLPEPLISAEVQDLLLRCRVTGGEDGLKAIFNTLLLLPVLHVHLLHYIMELLHFMASKHKDNLMDSSNLAIVLAPSVMPLPAAASAQRLEHHVALVKIFIENSKYIGLLTEDLMTKLDDDSDVSRSRRKKRRSGSLNRMLNGLRKMVSGNPTTPAPVRDNGKTPVLSKSAAKRKFNSYEGLSAKTKKEITKGLPQKELSFTPMKMGATDRKRLRLSFVDARSTPVTNSDFNSHKNSETSISSDLLTSSENLFSAHDTIDLSSDMKEVEKDYVRISKQEYEEIKSRVSAIENRLSREFTDAIPRVQPLQQVQNVYEQTLEEVAMLNCQGSEHLARRLSKELKIRPKEEAKIIRSPSARKIGSIRRRSKENLTKIVRHKSWNAMDMFYPYVGLTRKERTSVAKPNRGDRDSTADWDVSISEQSINVSDSSQKYHQRKRISLAPDFGLNKTIGKVQPRRSLNITTHNWDETGSENSANNTLNSNEKIRKSAQSKCYQNIRKYQVGKDSPVNCQHKWRNAAAFFMNKTGELESNGQNGRPSVNKLRRQNAGAVLAKAKLFETSSDKSSEANEKSALTGFARKPRVINQNQIKSQSQKMSFHPKSRLQAYVNNDGPLKANVNTKNLGPNVTRYKGPVRHSKEGINLRVNGKVTPVKKVVSPQSNVLLKTPQPPALKKPLCTPRSLRTPASGNDLKRTNTPMRAVHISPRRSPRQKIQRTYN from the exons GGAAGCAGCCTGAGTATTCCAATAGTTGTGACTGAGATGTCGTCTGTGTTGAGAGCCAATGCTCATGTCGAAGGTCTGTTCAGGAAGGCGGGATCGCAAACACGACAAAAAGATATTAAG CGTTTACTAGATGCCGGTGGATGTGTATCAGAAGGTCACCATCCCATAGATGTAGCCAGTGTTTTGAAGCTCTACCTCCGTTGTTTGCCCGAGCCACTGATTAGTGCGGAAGTGCAGGACTTGTTACTCAGGTGTAGAGTGACGGGTGGTGAAGACGGACTGAAGGCTATATTTAACACTTTGTTGTTGTTACCAGTATTACATGTGCACCTTCTGCATTATATCATGGAG tTACTACATTTCATGGCATCGAAACACAAAGACAATTTGATGGACTCGTCCAACCTCGCCATAGTGCTGGCTCCCAGCGTCATGCCGCTCCCGGCCGCCGCCTCCGCACAGAGACTAGAGCACCATGTCGCCTTAGTTAAG ATATTTATAGAAAACTCAAAGTATATAGGACTTTTAACAGAAGATCTCATGACGAAACTAGACGATGATTCTGATGTCAGCCGCTCGAGACGGAAGAAGAGACGAAGTGGGTCTCTTAATA gAATGTTAAATGGATTACGCAAAATGGTATCAGGGAATCCAACCACACCCGCCCCCGTTCGAGATAACGGCAAAACACCAGTGCTCAGCAAGTCTGCTGCCAAACGGAAGTTTAACTCTTACGAAGGACTTTCTGCGAAAACAAA GAAAGAAATCACAAAAGGTCTTCCTCAGAAAGAACTGTCGTTTACACCTATGAAAAT GGGTGCTACTGATCGGAAGCGATTACGACTTAGTTTCGTAGATGCCCGAAGTACACCAGTCACGAACTCAGACTTTAACTCGCATAAAAACTCCGAAACCAGTATTAGTAGTGACCTGTTAACCTCCTCTGAAAACTTGTTCAGTGCACACGACACCATCGACTTATCCTCAGACATGAAAGAAGTAGAAAAGGATTACGTTCGAATTTCTAAACAGGAATATGAAGAAATAAAAAGCAGGGTATCTGCTATAGAGAACAGACTATCCCGAGAGTTTACTGATGCCATACCTCGAGTTCAGCCTTTACAGCAAGTCCAGAATGTTTACGAGCAAACGTTAGAAGAGGTGGCCATGTTAAACTGTCAAGGTTCCGAGCATTTAGCGCGACGTCTTAGCAAAGAACTGAAGATTAGACCAAAGGAAGAAGCTAAAATCATACGATCACCGAGTGCAAGAAAAATAGGGTCCATAAGAAGACGTTCGAAAGAAAATTTGACCAAAATAGTCAGGCACAAATCTTGGAATGCCATGGATATGTTCTACCCTTACGTCGGACTCACTCGCAAAGAGAGAACGAGCGTCGCTAAACCGAACAGAGGTGATAGAGATAGCACAGCTGACTGGGATGTTTCAATTTCAGAACAATCCATCAATGTTTCTGACTCTAGTCAAAAATATCATCAACGCAAAAGAATCAGTCTCGCACCAGATTTCGGTTTAAACAAAACTATCGGCAAAGTCCAGCCGCGTCGATCGCTCAATATAACGACACACAACTGGGATGAGACGGGATCTGAAAATTCGGCCAATAATACCCTCAACTCCAACGAAAAGATAAGGAAATCCGCACAGTCAAAGTGCTACCAAAATATACGCAAGTACCAAGTAGGAAAAGATAGTCCCGTAAACTGTCAACATAAATGGAGGAATGCTGCAGCGTTCTTTATGAACAAAACGGGCGAACTCGAATCTAACGGTCAAAATGGAAGACCTTCGGTGAACAAACTACGCCGACAAAACGCTGGAGCAGTGCTCGCTAAAGCCAAACTCTTCGAAACCAGCTCCGACAAGTCGTCCGAAGCGAACGAGAAGTCCGCGCTTACCGGTTTCGCTAGGAAACCAAGAGTTATCAAccaaaatcaaattaaatcacAGTCACAGAAAATGTCATTTCATCCTAAATCCAGGCTTCAAGCGTACGTAAACAATGATGGGCCTTTAAAAGCGAATGTAAATACGAAAAATTTGGGTCCTAATGTGACGAGGTATAAAGGCCCGGTTCGTCACAGTAAAGAAGGGATTAATCTAAGGGTAAACGGGAAAGTTACTCCAGTCAAAAAGGTAGTTTCCCCACAATCGAACGTTTTACTGAAGACTCCTCAACCACCAGCCTTGAAGAAACCTTTATGCACACCCAGAAGCTTACGAACGCCCGCCTCTGGTAATGACCTCAAAAGAACAAATACTCCAATGAGAGCCGTTCACATTTCACCGAGAAGATCGCCGCGGCAAAAGATACAACGCACATATAACTGA